A genome region from Streptomyces sp. S4.7 includes the following:
- a CDS encoding ABC transporter ATP-binding protein produces the protein MTETASTDRGGDDVRLTGISKSYGSFHAVKPLDLTVPEGSFFALLGASGCGKTTTLRMIAGLEDPTTGSVFLGDRDVTGLPPHKRPVNTVFQSYALFPHLDIYENVAFGLRRRGVKSVKKQVGDMLDLVQLGDYAKRKPHQLSGGQQQRVAVARALINHPKVLLLDEPLGALDLKLRRQMQLELKRIQTEVGITFVHVTHDQEEAMTMADTVAVMNAGRVEQLGAPAELYENPQTTFVANFLGTSNLIEADVAERTGDELVVTSAGVKLRLPADRCTARVTDGGRLLVGVRPEKISLAHADDEGSIPAGRNRITGRIVDSSFIGVSTQYVIDSPVCAELEVYAQNIERDGRLAPGAEVVLHWNPAHTFGLDADQDIDAGVKTVDEEGA, from the coding sequence ATGACTGAGACCGCATCCACCGACCGGGGCGGCGACGACGTCCGCCTCACCGGGATAAGCAAGTCGTACGGCTCCTTCCACGCCGTGAAGCCCCTCGACCTCACCGTCCCCGAAGGCTCCTTCTTCGCCCTCCTCGGCGCCTCGGGCTGCGGCAAGACCACCACGCTGCGGATGATCGCCGGCCTGGAGGACCCGACCACCGGATCGGTCTTCCTCGGCGACCGGGACGTCACCGGTCTGCCGCCGCACAAGCGCCCCGTCAACACCGTCTTCCAGAGCTACGCGCTCTTCCCGCACCTCGACATCTACGAGAACGTCGCCTTCGGCCTGCGCCGTCGGGGCGTCAAGTCGGTGAAGAAGCAGGTCGGCGACATGCTCGACCTCGTACAGCTCGGTGACTACGCGAAGCGCAAGCCGCACCAGCTCTCCGGCGGGCAACAGCAGCGCGTCGCCGTGGCCCGCGCGCTCATCAACCATCCGAAGGTGCTGCTGCTCGACGAGCCCCTCGGCGCGCTCGACCTCAAGCTGCGCCGCCAGATGCAGCTTGAGCTCAAGCGCATCCAGACGGAGGTCGGCATCACCTTCGTGCATGTCACGCACGACCAGGAGGAGGCCATGACGATGGCCGACACGGTCGCCGTGATGAACGCGGGGCGGGTCGAGCAACTCGGCGCACCGGCGGAGCTGTACGAGAATCCGCAGACCACCTTCGTCGCCAACTTCCTCGGCACCTCCAACCTCATCGAGGCCGATGTCGCGGAGCGGACCGGCGACGAGCTGGTGGTGACGTCGGCGGGCGTGAAACTGAGGCTGCCCGCCGACCGCTGTACGGCGCGGGTGACGGACGGCGGGCGGCTGCTCGTCGGGGTGCGCCCCGAGAAGATCTCCCTCGCGCACGCGGACGACGAGGGCTCCATCCCCGCGGGCCGCAACCGGATCACCGGGCGCATCGTCGACTCCAGCTTCATCGGGGTCTCGACCCAGTACGTCATCGACAGCCCCGTATGCGCGGAGTTGGAGGTGTACGCGCAGAACATCGAGCGCGACGGCCGGCTCGCTCCGGGGGCCGAGGTGGTCCTGCACTGGAACCCCGCGCACACCTTCGGGCTCGACGCGGACCAGGACATCGACGCGGGCGTCAAGACGGTGGACGAGGAGGGGGCGTGA
- a CDS encoding ABC transporter permease — protein sequence MTATAAPPAPPTPPVTDAAVRKVPRRKRLVPYWLLLPGILWLLVFFALPMVYQASTSVQTGSLEKGFEVTWHFQTYWDALQEYYPQFVRSLLYAGTATVLCLLLGYPLAYLIAFKAGRWRNLLLVLVIAPFFTSFLIRTLAWKTILADDGAVVGALDTLRVLDVTSWLGWTADDRVLATPMAVVCGLTYNFLPFMILPLYTSLERIDGRLHEAAGDLYARPLTTLRKVTVPLSMPGIVSGTLLTFIPASGDYVNAELLGSTDTKMVGSVIQSQFLRVLDYPTAAALSFILMAVVLVVVTVYIRRSGTEDLV from the coding sequence GTGACCGCCACGGCAGCACCACCGGCGCCACCCACACCACCGGTCACCGACGCGGCAGTACGCAAGGTTCCGCGCCGTAAACGCCTCGTCCCGTACTGGCTGCTGCTGCCCGGCATCCTGTGGCTGCTGGTCTTCTTCGCGCTGCCGATGGTCTACCAGGCGTCGACCTCCGTACAGACGGGCTCCCTGGAGAAGGGCTTCGAGGTCACCTGGCACTTCCAGACCTACTGGGACGCGCTCCAGGAGTACTACCCGCAGTTCGTGCGCTCCCTGCTGTACGCGGGCACCGCCACCGTCCTGTGCCTGCTGCTCGGCTACCCGCTGGCGTACCTCATCGCGTTCAAGGCCGGCCGCTGGCGCAACCTCCTGCTGGTCCTCGTCATCGCCCCGTTCTTCACGAGCTTCCTGATCCGTACGCTCGCCTGGAAGACGATCCTGGCGGACGACGGCGCCGTGGTCGGGGCGTTGGACACCCTCCGGGTGCTGGATGTCACCAGTTGGCTCGGCTGGACGGCCGACGACCGCGTCCTGGCCACGCCCATGGCCGTCGTCTGCGGCCTCACGTACAACTTCCTGCCGTTCATGATCCTGCCGCTCTACACGTCGCTGGAGCGGATCGACGGACGGCTGCACGAGGCGGCCGGAGACCTCTACGCGAGGCCGCTGACGACCCTCCGGAAGGTTACCGTCCCGCTGTCCATGCCGGGCATCGTCTCCGGCACGCTGCTCACCTTCATCCCGGCGAGCGGCGACTACGTCAACGCGGAGCTGCTCGGTTCCACCGACACCAAGATGGTCGGCAGCGTGATCCAGAGCCAGTTCCTACGCGTGCTCGACTACCCGACGGCGGCGGCTCTCTCGTTCATCCTCATGGCGGTCGTGCTGGTCGTGGTCACCGTCTACATCCGCCGTTCAGGGACGGAGGACCTGGTCTGA
- a CDS encoding ABC transporter permease, whose translation MRWIRRNVVVVAGLLTLAYMILPNLVVMVFSFNKPKGRFNYAWQTFSLDAWKDPCGVADLCGSLTLSFQIAVWATIGATVLGTMIAFALVRYRFRARGAINSLIFLPMAMPEVVMAASLLTLFLNMGAELGFWTVLIAHIMFCLSFVVTAVKARVMSMDPKLEEAARDLYAGPVQTFVRVTLPIAAPGIAAGALLAFALSFDDFIITNFNAGSSVTFPMFVWGSAQRGTPVQINVIGTAMFAVAVLMVIGGQLVGNRRKKAATP comes from the coding sequence ATGCGCTGGATCCGACGCAATGTGGTCGTCGTCGCGGGCCTGCTCACGCTCGCGTACATGATCCTTCCGAACCTCGTCGTGATGGTGTTCTCCTTCAACAAGCCGAAGGGGCGGTTCAACTACGCCTGGCAGACGTTCTCGCTGGACGCCTGGAAGGACCCGTGCGGCGTCGCGGACCTCTGCGGGTCGCTGACGCTCTCGTTCCAGATCGCCGTCTGGGCGACGATCGGGGCCACCGTCCTCGGCACCATGATCGCCTTCGCGCTGGTGCGCTACCGCTTCCGGGCGCGCGGGGCGATCAACTCGCTGATCTTCCTGCCGATGGCGATGCCCGAGGTCGTGATGGCCGCCTCGCTGCTGACCCTGTTCCTGAACATGGGGGCGGAGTTGGGCTTCTGGACCGTCCTCATCGCCCACATCATGTTCTGCCTCAGCTTCGTGGTGACGGCCGTCAAGGCCAGGGTCATGTCCATGGATCCGAAGCTCGAGGAAGCGGCGCGTGACCTGTACGCGGGGCCGGTGCAGACCTTTGTACGGGTCACCCTGCCGATCGCGGCACCGGGCATCGCGGCGGGCGCGCTGCTCGCCTTCGCCCTGTCGTTCGACGACTTCATCATCACCAACTTCAACGCCGGTTCGTCCGTCACCTTCCCCATGTTCGTCTGGGGATCGGCACAGCGCGGCACGCCGGTGCAGATCAACGTCATCGGGACCGCGATGTTCGCCGTCGCGGTACTGATGGTGATCGGCGGCCAACTGGTCGGTAACCGGCGCAAGAAGGCCGCGACACCCTGA
- a CDS encoding FAD-dependent oxidoreductase, with the protein MAPGAMRTAAASLTDAQPVAYWLDDPGRPGTVPALAGDERCDLLVVGGGYSGLWTALLAKERDPRRDIVLIEGREVGWAASGRNGGFCSASLTHGLANGLGRWPGELRRLEALGERNLDGIESAVERYAIDCDFERTGDIAVATEPHQLGDLRELYHKATAAGLTGLDLLDAEAVRAEVDSPTFLGGLWDRRGVAMLNPARLAWGLKRTCLDLGVRIYENTPGLELARSGAGTAVRTPYGRVMARHVALGTNVFPSLVRRVRPYTVPVYDYALTTEPLTEDQLGALGWKKRQGLSDGANRFHYFRITADNRILWGGYDAIYPYGGRIDPALDHRPETYLKLAAHFFECFPQLEGLRFSHAWGGAIDTCSRFSAFFGTAHGGRVAYAAGYTGLGVGATRFGADVMLDLLAGERTERTGLEMVRTKPVPFPPEPAAWAGIGLTKWSLARADARGGRRNLWLKAMDRVGLGFDS; encoded by the coding sequence ATGGCCCCTGGAGCCATGCGTACAGCCGCCGCCTCACTCACCGACGCGCAGCCCGTCGCCTACTGGCTCGACGATCCCGGCAGGCCGGGCACGGTGCCCGCGCTCGCGGGCGACGAACGCTGCGACCTGCTCGTCGTCGGCGGCGGCTACAGCGGTCTGTGGACCGCGCTCCTCGCCAAGGAGCGCGACCCACGCCGCGACATCGTCCTGATCGAGGGCCGTGAGGTGGGCTGGGCCGCCTCCGGCCGTAACGGCGGCTTCTGCTCCGCCTCCCTCACCCACGGCCTCGCCAACGGGCTCGGGCGCTGGCCCGGCGAGCTGCGGAGGCTGGAGGCGCTCGGCGAGCGCAATCTCGACGGCATCGAGTCGGCGGTCGAGCGCTACGCCATCGACTGCGACTTCGAGCGCACCGGTGACATCGCCGTCGCCACGGAGCCGCACCAGCTCGGGGATCTGCGAGAGCTGTACCACAAGGCGACCGCGGCCGGCCTCACCGGTCTGGACCTCCTGGACGCCGAGGCGGTCCGCGCGGAGGTCGACTCGCCGACGTTCCTGGGCGGCCTGTGGGACCGGCGCGGCGTCGCCATGCTGAACCCGGCCAGGCTCGCGTGGGGGCTGAAGCGGACCTGTCTGGACCTCGGTGTACGGATCTACGAGAACACGCCCGGTCTCGAACTGGCCCGCTCCGGTGCCGGTACGGCCGTCCGCACGCCGTACGGGCGCGTCATGGCCCGCCACGTCGCGCTCGGCACGAACGTCTTCCCGTCCCTGGTGCGGCGCGTGCGGCCGTACACGGTGCCCGTCTACGACTACGCGCTGACGACCGAGCCTCTTACGGAGGACCAGCTCGGCGCCCTCGGCTGGAAGAAGCGGCAGGGGCTCAGCGACGGCGCCAACCGGTTCCACTACTTCCGGATCACCGCGGACAACCGCATCCTGTGGGGCGGCTACGACGCGATCTATCCGTACGGAGGGCGCATCGACCCCGCCCTCGACCACCGGCCGGAGACCTACCTCAAGCTCGCCGCGCACTTCTTCGAGTGCTTCCCTCAGTTGGAGGGCCTGCGGTTCAGCCACGCGTGGGGCGGGGCCATCGACACCTGCTCACGGTTCTCCGCCTTCTTCGGTACGGCGCACGGAGGGCGGGTCGCGTACGCCGCCGGGTACACCGGCCTCGGCGTGGGCGCGACGCGCTTCGGCGCCGATGTGATGCTCGATCTGCTCGCGGGGGAGCGGACGGAGCGGACGGGGCTGGAGATGGTCAGGACGAAGCCGGTGCCGTTCCCGCCTGAGCCGGCCGCGTGGGCCGGTATCGGGCTCACCAAGTGGTCGCTCGCCCGCGCGGACGCCAGGGGCGGACGGCGCAATCTGTGGTTGAAGGCGATGGACCGGGTGGGGCTGGGCTTCGACAGCTGA